A window of Terriglobia bacterium genomic DNA:
ATCGGCGCCGAAACGGCGTTGCCAGAGGTCATGTCCGAGGACCACGACGCGGGCGCCCCCGGCGCTGTCTTCTTCGGGGAAAATGCCCCGGCCCAGTTCAGGAGCAACCCCGAGGAGCGGGAAGAGACTGGCGGAGACCGCTGCCCCTTGGACTCGTTCGGGCCGGTCACTGAAAGATAGATTGAAACTGTCTTCAACATAGGCAGCCATATCTTCAAACGCACGATTTGAATTCCGCCAGTCGGAGAAATCCGGAAGCGAATTGCTCATCCAGGCGGAGCCGGCCCTCAAGTTGCGACTGTGGAGCGTAACCAGTCCGGCAGGATTGCGGTAGGGAAGCGGCCGGAAGAGGAAGCCATTCACGATGCTGACGATCGTAGTCACCGCCCCAATGCCCAGCCCCAGGGTCACCACCGCCACGGCCGTGAATCCGGGGCTCTTCCACAGCATCCGCGCGCCAAAACGAATGTCCTGGAACAGGTGTTCCAGCCATCGTCGGCCCCACTGGTGCAACGTCACATCACGCACCAGATCGATATTGCCCAACTCCCGGCGGACGGAGTGGCGCGCTTCCTCAGGCGCATCCCCAAGCTCGCTTCGCTCCTGCTCCGCCATTTGCGGGTGACGGTCCAATTCCTCTTGGATGTCCTCGTTTCGCCGGCGATTTCGCCCAAAGAATCTCATGCCTTGCTCTCTCCCTTTGCCGGACTGAGAATCCCCGCAATCGCGTCCTGCAGTTGCTCCCATCGGGAGCGCTCGGCAAGCAGCTGCTTTTTCCCCTTCAGGGTGAGGTGATAGACCCGGACCCGTTGTCTGTTTTCCGAAACCTCCCACTCCGCGGCAATCCATTTTTGACGTTCCAAACGATGCAGCGCCGGGTAGAGTGAACCCGTGTCGACGCGCAGGACCTCGCCCGAGTTGGCCCGAATGGCCTGACTGATCCCGTAGCCGTGCTGCGGTCCCCACTGCAGGGTCTGCAGGATGAGCAGGTCGAGCGTCCCTTGCAGTAACTCGATTCTATTTTGATAACGTACCTTCATGTTTCCCCCGGATGTAGGCGTCCTACTACCATGGCTGTAGATTGTCTATACCCCTCGAGGCAAGCAACTCGAATGCCAGTTTCCAAAGTGTTCGATCTCCTTGTCGGATATGCCGTTTAGGAGGATGTACTCTACCGGCATCCGCGATTGGATTGACCGGTTGCGGGACGAGGCGTCGCAGAACCGGACACTTTATGAAAGGCGGAACTGGGGGAGGGATCCACAACGGGGTGTCGTAAGCACAAGATAAAAGATTGAGGTGGAGTAGAGTACGCGGTCGGGTGTATATTCCTAGTCAATACGGAGGGGTGGGGATCCCAGGGTTCAGTGGGGAGTCGTTATTTGGAGCCAGGGATTCCAGGAGCTGTTTCGTCCTCCTCGCCGTGTTTCCAAGCTTCTTTTCGGCTCCAAGGACGGAAGGAGACTTCCGGAGTTGCTCCCTTGGGAGCTTAACACGCAGATCGCAGGGGAGACCCCCCATTCAAGTGGTCCCAGCATTTCATACATTCTTATTTTGTCTAAGGAGATCATCGGCATGAATATAAGCATCAAGATCGATCCAGCGACAGGGCAGAAGTACATGGCGGTTTCGGAGAGAGGGAGGGCCCTGCTCCTCAACCCGCTGACCAACAAAGGGACCGCCTTCACCAGCCGGGAACGAGACGAGCTCGACCTCCATGGCCTCGTTCCCCCGGCGGTCTGTACTATCAAACAGCAACTGGAGAGGACCTACGAGAATTACTTGGCCAAAACGACTAACCTGGAGAGGTTTATTTATCTCTCCAGCCTTCAAGACCGAAACGAAACGCTCTTCTACAGGTTGGTCCTCGATCATATCGATGAGATGATGCCGGTCGTCTACACTCCGGTGGTCGGGGAAGCCTGCCAGAAGTACTCTCACATCTATCGTCGGGGCCGCGGGCTCTACATGAATTACGACCAGAAGGATATCCTCGAGAAACTCTTGATCAACTCCGGAATCTCGAATCCTTCGATTATCGTCGTCACGGATGGCGAAAGGATTCTAGGTTTGGGGGATCAGGGAGCCGGGGGCATGGGTATTCCCATCGGCAAACTGTGCCTCTACACCCTGTGCGCGGGGATTTCTCCACACAGCACTCTGCCGATTACCCTGGATGTGGGAACAGACAACGAGGACCGGCTGAAGGACCCCCTCTACCTCGGGCTCCGGCAGAAAAGGGTACGCGGGGAACCCTACCAGGCCTTCATCGACGCTTTTGTGGCCGCCGTTCAAAAGGTCTTCCCGCGAACGCTTCTCCAATGGGAGGATTTTCTCAAAGCGAACGCACTTCACCAGCTGAAACGCTTCCGGGACAAGCTGTGCAGCTTTAATGACGATATCCAGGGCACCGCCGGCGTCATTGTTGCAGGCTTGTTCAGCGCATTGCGCATCACGGGGAAGCCCATGCGAGAACAGCGCGTCGTGTTTGCCGGTGCGGGGGCTTCGGCGCAGGGCATCTCGGACCTGATCGTGTCGGCCATGATGGAAGATGGGCTCTCCCGTGGCGAGGCCGTCAAGCGCATCTGGACAGTCGACAGCGCCGGTTTGGTGACCAAGGCTCGTCCCAAGCTGGAGGATTTCAAGGCGACTTATGCCAGAGCCGTGGATGAAATCGCCACTTACAAATGTCAGGATCGGTCGAAGATCACTCTTTTGGAAACGGTTGAGAATGTCAAGCCGACCATTTTGTTGGGAACCTCAGGAACCGCGGGCACGTTTACCCAGGAAGTTGTCGAGCTCATGGCAAAGATCAACGATCGACCCATCATTTTTCCGCTCTCTAATCCCACTTCCAAGTCGGAGTGTACCGGGGGTGACGCAATTCAGTGGTCGGATGGTCGCGCGATCGTGGCAACCGGCAGCCCCTTCGCCCCGGTGACCCATAATGGAAAGCGCTATCGCATCGGCCAGGGGAACAATGCATTCATTTTTCCGGGGGTTGGCCTGGGAATCAGTGCGGGTGGCGCAACCCGTGTCAACGAAAGGATGTTTCTTGAAGCCGCCCGTGCCCTCGCCGCCAAAGTCACGCCGCAGGACCTCAACGAATCCGCCGTTTACCCCGAGCTTTCCAGGATTCGAGAATGCTCGCTCTCGGTGGCTTGTGCGACGGCCCGGCAGGCAGTGAAGGAAGGTTACGCGAATGAGGAGATCCTCGAAGGATTGGAGGAAAATCTTCATCAGGCCATGTGGGAGCCCAAGTACTTGCCGATGCGATATGAGAAGTAGTTTGAGATCCTGGGACTATTGCGATAGGCCCACGCGAATCCGCAAAGGATGAGGTTCGAGGGTTCCGACTGACCTTTCGGGGTGCCGCAGACATGCGCTTTTGGCATGCCTGCGTCGGAAGATGAAAGGTCCGAATCCTTTTTGTCGAGGCTTGCTCCGCAGACACGCAGAACACGCACGTCTGCGCCACCCGGCCCACTTCCAAGCGGTACAAATAAAACCGACAGCGCAAAATCAATATGACTCCCGGCGGCGAACGTCGGCGGGACTCCTTCAAGGGCGACTGGGGCCACGGGGCTTCCATGTAAGCATTTGAACCATCCGGCGCAACGGGGTCAAATACAACGCTGTAAATTGAGGGTTTCCCAGATCCTTGAACACTGCCCAGAGGCGCCTGGGCGTGAGGTAGAAATAGAGATAAGCTTTCATGCGCAACCATACCAGCTTCCTGTAGCCAAGCCCTCCCGCCCTGAAATGAGGGGTGTAGGTATCCGAGTTTTCGGAGGCCAATTCCACCAGCTCGCCCTTTTCTGAGAGCTGTCTTGCCAGTTCGGTGCCCGGGTAAGGCGTTGGAAAAGAGAAGAAAGCCGTATCCAGGTCTTTTGTGCGGCGCGCATATCGAATGGTCCGGTGGATCTCTTCAGCATCTTCATCCGGAAAACCAATCATGAAGAATCCCTGGGTCTGCATATGGCAATGTTTTGCGATTCTGAGAAACCGGTCTACATCAGGAATTGCCAGGTGTTTTCTCGTTGACTCCTGAAGGCGCTGGCTTGCACATTCAATTCCGACTCCCACGGTATGCACGCCGGCGGCCGCCATCAACCCCATCAAATCCTCGTCCATGAACTCCGCCCTGAGTCCATTGGGAAAGGAGAAGCCCGCCTTCAAACCGGACTTGAGGACGAGCCGGAATATTTCGCGGGCGCGATCCATGTCAAAGTTGAAGATGTCGTCGTGGACGAGGAACTCGTCGACGCCGTACCTCGAGTTGAGAAGAAGAATCTCCTTGAGGACGTTTCCTGGCGATCTCGCGCGAAAGCGCTTGCCAAACAGATTGTGACAGTAGGTACACCGATAGGGGCATCCCCGACTCGTCAGAATTTGGATCGGTCGGGAACCGGGGCGTACACACTCCGAGAGCATCATCCGGATATAGGGTTCCAAATCCAGCAAATGATAAGCGGGGAGGGGATGCTCATCCATGGGGGGCAGGGGCTCTTGCGGCGGGTTTCGAATGAAGCCGGCTTTGTGTCTATACACTAACGCAGGCACTGAGCCCAAGTCAGCGCCACATTCCAGCGCACGGGCGAGTGCAGCGAGGCTCTTCTCCCCTTCGCCGCGGATGGCGAAGTCGGCGCTCGTTTGTTCGATTGCGTCTTCCGGGCATCCCGAGGCGTGCGGCCCCCCGAGCACAATTCGACTCTCCGGCGAGAAGGAACGGAGGTGTGGAATCACTTCCTGCACGCCGGCAAATTGCGCCGTGAGCGCCCCGATCCCGATCAGGGGGTAGTCATTTTGTCCAAGCGCTCTCTTCAAGCTTTCAATCGGTGCCGGGGTCAGTGGAAGGTCCAGTATGGTAGGCTCATGGCCGCTCTCCTCGAGCGAGGCCGCAAGGCATGCAAGCCCGATAGGAAAATTGGGGGCTATCCTCTTTGATCGGTAGGGTGGCCGAAGGAGCAATACTCGCATATTTTCGCTATCGGTGAACCGGGACCTCGGTTGGAGATCTCATTTGAGGATTGCCGAAAGAGTCGCATGAGGTTGGTCCATTCATGATTCACTCCCGGCTTGCTCCAGAATCCTGGGCCTTCCCATCCCGATTCTTCAATTCTTCAACGAACCTATCCCTGGCCATGATTCTCGCATGGACCTCAATCGAGCCTTATCTTAGCATGGAATGTCGCATTGCCCGGCGACCTACCTGCGCCTGCTTTCATGGGTAGGTGTTGTTTGGGGTTGTTTCCGCATTCTCTGAAAGATATACTCTGTGTGGGTAGTTCAAGGTGTGGCGGGAGCACGACTGCTGATGCCGCCCTGTCGCCCTTAAATTTTACTCTGAGCTCACACGGCCCCCGTTGCCACTGTACAGGTCGCAAACCTTCCTATCAATCCCGTCGTGTGAGCCGATTGCATTCAGGTGAAACTGTGCCATCACTTTCCATCTTGATCCCTTTTTATGACGATCTCCAGGAAGCCATTGAACTTGCCCAGTTGACCCGTTCTCAGGTGAAAACGGCAGAACAGATCCAATCCATCCTCATTGGATTGGATCCATCACGCCAAGCAGACCTCTCCGTCGGACTGCCCCGGGCAGCCAATATCGAGGTGATATTTTGTGACTCCTATCAAGGCTTCCCCAAAGCCAAAGATGCAGGATTGCGAGCCAGCTCAGGAGAAATGGTTTTCTTTCTTTACCCCGGCATCGAGCCTCAGCCCGGGGCCATAGATCACCTTTTGACCCAACTTCAAGCTCATCCCGATTGGGGGGCTGTGACGGGTTGTTGGCGCAATGGGCGCGGTCTTGTTGAGAAGGGCTACAACGTCCGCCGGTTCCCCACATTTCGCGCGCTCCTTTGGGATGTCCTTTTCATTAACAAACTATTTCCGCGGAACCGCACGACGCGTCATTACAAGATGCACGACTTCGACTATTCGAGCGTTTGCCAGGCCGACCATTCTAATGACAGCGTCTTCATGGCCCGGCGGCGGTTGTTGATTGATCTGGGAGGGTTCGGGGAATTCTACCGGTTCGGATGGTTTGACCAGGTGGAGGTTTGCCGCAAACTCAATCAAGACGGGCATCCAGTCTACTTCGATCCGGGCGCCATGTTCGTTTCAACCAACCGTCCGACCCTTGTCAACCGCCTGTTGGCTGACCACTATTCTGACTTCTATTCTGATCAGGAGCGCTACGTGCGAAGGGAATTTGGCTTTTGGAGGGCCAAGATATTCAGGGTCTCACTCGCCGTGGGAATGGTCCTTCGCCTCACCTTTGTCCGGGTGTTCCCTTTGCAGCTGCGTTCCTGGCTGCTCAAACGCTTCCACAGCTATGTGGGGGATCAGTACCTCCAGGGGATGAGCCAATCGTACGTCTCCCTGCTCCGGACCCTGATTCAGGCGGGTCCCACCAAAGAGAGGACAGATTGAAGATTGTCTCCGCACT
This region includes:
- a CDS encoding B12-binding domain-containing radical SAM protein, with the translated sequence MRVLLLRPPYRSKRIAPNFPIGLACLAASLEESGHEPTILDLPLTPAPIESLKRALGQNDYPLIGIGALTAQFAGVQEVIPHLRSFSPESRIVLGGPHASGCPEDAIEQTSADFAIRGEGEKSLAALARALECGADLGSVPALVYRHKAGFIRNPPQEPLPPMDEHPLPAYHLLDLEPYIRMMLSECVRPGSRPIQILTSRGCPYRCTYCHNLFGKRFRARSPGNVLKEILLLNSRYGVDEFLVHDDIFNFDMDRAREIFRLVLKSGLKAGFSFPNGLRAEFMDEDLMGLMAAAGVHTVGVGIECASQRLQESTRKHLAIPDVDRFLRIAKHCHMQTQGFFMIGFPDEDAEEIHRTIRYARRTKDLDTAFFSFPTPYPGTELARQLSEKGELVELASENSDTYTPHFRAGGLGYRKLVWLRMKAYLYFYLTPRRLWAVFKDLGNPQFTALYLTPLRRMVQMLTWKPRGPSRP
- a CDS encoding NAD-dependent malic enzyme; this encodes MNISIKIDPATGQKYMAVSERGRALLLNPLTNKGTAFTSRERDELDLHGLVPPAVCTIKQQLERTYENYLAKTTNLERFIYLSSLQDRNETLFYRLVLDHIDEMMPVVYTPVVGEACQKYSHIYRRGRGLYMNYDQKDILEKLLINSGISNPSIIVVTDGERILGLGDQGAGGMGIPIGKLCLYTLCAGISPHSTLPITLDVGTDNEDRLKDPLYLGLRQKRVRGEPYQAFIDAFVAAVQKVFPRTLLQWEDFLKANALHQLKRFRDKLCSFNDDIQGTAGVIVAGLFSALRITGKPMREQRVVFAGAGASAQGISDLIVSAMMEDGLSRGEAVKRIWTVDSAGLVTKARPKLEDFKATYARAVDEIATYKCQDRSKITLLETVENVKPTILLGTSGTAGTFTQEVVELMAKINDRPIIFPLSNPTSKSECTGGDAIQWSDGRAIVATGSPFAPVTHNGKRYRIGQGNNAFIFPGVGLGISAGGATRVNERMFLEAARALAAKVTPQDLNESAVYPELSRIRECSLSVACATARQAVKEGYANEEILEGLEENLHQAMWEPKYLPMRYEK
- a CDS encoding PadR family transcriptional regulator, which gives rise to MKVRYQNRIELLQGTLDLLILQTLQWGPQHGYGISQAIRANSGEVLRVDTGSLYPALHRLERQKWIAAEWEVSENRQRVRVYHLTLKGKKQLLAERSRWEQLQDAIAGILSPAKGESKA